In Dryobates pubescens isolate bDryPub1 chromosome 31, bDryPub1.pri, whole genome shotgun sequence, one DNA window encodes the following:
- the TINCR gene encoding TINCR ubiquitin domain containing gives MDTLRRSLSRWKRYHIKVHLADEDMMMPLTVKPRDTVMDLRAHLVREGVTSWKKTFYYNSRQLEEHETLKEANIQNGSVLLLVSNKR, from the coding sequence ATGGACACGCTGCGCAGGAGCCTTTCCCGCTGGAAGAGGTACCACATCAAGGTGCACCTGGCTGATGAGGACATGATGATGCCCTTGACAGTCAAGCCCAGGGACACAGTGATGGACCTCCGGGCTCACTTGGTGCGGGAGGGCGTCACTTCCTGGAAGAAGACCTTTTATTACAActccaggcagctggaggagcatgAGACTCTCAAAGAGGCCAACATCCAGAacggctctgtgctgctgcttgtcaGCAACAAAAGGTAG